Proteins encoded by one window of Cyanobacterium stanieri LEGE 03274:
- a CDS encoding serine/threonine-protein kinase: MSKCFNPDCLIDNYPQDDTCKNCGSKLLIKNRYRAIRIIGEGGFGRTFYGIDESQAVNSQCVIKQSLPQAQGTTNRKKAKALFTQEAKQLEKLGANEQIPKFFDYFSQDNRQYLLQEFIDGDNLAQELALEGVFKEKKIRKLLLNILPVLKFLHENQVIHRDIKPENIIRRRRDNQLFLVDFGASKVLQNQDVGVTGTIIGSAQYCAPEQSFGKANYYSDLYSLGVTCLYLATGVEPFYLFDTSEGQWVWRDYLVDNPIGEDLGRVLDKLVVGASNKRFQTVDEVLEALGVRESLLCEEDKSSANSFYERGNHYLEVQNYKNALDCFENVIRIDSGFVLAYQRRDFASMQLAKINRKNNLSLRVKKMLQVSPFIVSGAIALYALLPTSGGVVDYVNPEDIESVEISSPDLQPSQYYELGNRAYSQGRYDVAIIHYSSALRQDPAYVDAYNNRGISYSALEEYDKAIADYERIMELDPSYMRAYYNRGNAYKAIGEEDKAIVDYLKAIELDPTYTNAYYNLGNTYRELGEQERAIALYDQVIAIDPDYINAHYNRSIANYALNNYQESIKDNTEVLRIDDTHTGALLNRGNSHFALNNYPQAMADYNKALEIDPDYQIAYYNRANVHRVLGHYQRAIVDYQKSIQLNPQHLDSYNNMALSYEQMGDIDQAIKEYQRAIDLDPNYQLAIDNLNRLQSDNP; the protein is encoded by the coding sequence ATCGTTATCGTGCCATTAGAATTATTGGGGAAGGGGGTTTTGGTAGAACATTTTATGGAATAGATGAATCTCAGGCCGTTAATTCCCAATGTGTAATAAAACAGTCTTTACCTCAGGCACAGGGTACAACCAATAGGAAAAAAGCTAAGGCACTGTTTACCCAAGAAGCGAAACAACTGGAAAAATTGGGAGCGAATGAACAAATACCCAAGTTTTTTGATTACTTTAGCCAAGATAATCGTCAGTATTTATTACAAGAATTTATTGACGGAGATAACTTAGCTCAAGAGTTAGCTTTGGAGGGAGTTTTTAAGGAAAAAAAAATTAGGAAATTATTATTAAATATTTTACCTGTTTTAAAATTTCTCCATGAAAATCAGGTCATTCACCGAGATATAAAACCAGAAAATATTATCCGTCGTCGCAGGGATAATCAATTATTTTTGGTGGATTTTGGAGCTTCTAAGGTGTTACAAAATCAAGATGTAGGGGTTACAGGTACGATAATTGGTTCGGCTCAATATTGCGCCCCTGAACAAAGTTTTGGTAAGGCTAATTATTATAGTGATTTGTATAGTCTGGGGGTAACTTGTTTATATTTAGCCACGGGGGTTGAGCCTTTTTATTTGTTTGATACTTCCGAGGGGCAATGGGTATGGCGAGATTATTTGGTGGATAATCCCATTGGTGAGGATTTGGGTAGGGTGTTAGATAAGTTGGTGGTAGGTGCTAGTAATAAGCGTTTTCAGACGGTGGATGAGGTTTTGGAGGCTTTGGGAGTGAGAGAGAGTTTGCTTTGTGAGGAGGATAAATCATCGGCAAATTCTTTTTATGAGCGAGGGAATCATTATTTGGAGGTACAAAATTATAAAAATGCTTTAGACTGTTTTGAGAATGTGATACGCATTGATTCTGGTTTTGTTTTGGCTTATCAGAGAAGGGATTTTGCTTCTATGCAGTTGGCTAAAATAAATCGTAAAAATAATTTATCTTTGAGGGTTAAAAAAATGTTGCAGGTATCTCCTTTTATCGTTTCTGGGGCGATCGCCCTTTATGCCTTATTACCAACTTCTGGGGGGGTGGTTGATTATGTCAATCCTGAGGACATTGAGTCTGTGGAAATTTCTTCTCCTGATTTACAACCGTCCCAGTATTACGAATTAGGTAACAGAGCTTATAGCCAAGGACGTTATGATGTAGCTATTATTCACTATAGTAGTGCGTTGCGTCAAGATCCTGCCTATGTGGATGCTTACAATAATCGTGGTATATCTTACAGTGCCTTAGAAGAATATGACAAGGCGATCGCCGATTATGAGCGTATTATGGAATTAGATCCTAGTTACATGAGGGCTTATTATAACCGTGGTAATGCTTATAAGGCTATAGGAGAAGAAGACAAAGCCATCGTTGATTATCTCAAGGCCATTGAACTTGATCCCACCTACACCAATGCTTACTATAATTTAGGTAATACCTATCGAGAATTAGGCGAACAAGAAAGAGCGATCGCCCTTTACGATCAAGTCATCGCCATTGATCCCGACTACATAAACGCCCACTATAATCGGAGTATTGCTAACTACGCCCTCAACAATTATCAAGAATCCATTAAAGATAATACAGAAGTGTTGCGCATCGATGACACCCATACAGGGGCTTTACTAAATCGGGGAAACTCTCATTTTGCCCTCAATAACTATCCCCAAGCCATGGCAGACTATAACAAAGCCCTAGAAATAGATCCTGATTATCAAATCGCCTACTACAATCGGGCTAACGTTCATCGAGTATTAGGACATTATCAAAGGGCGATCGTTGATTATCAAAAATCCATCCAATTAAACCCCCAACACCTAGACTCTTACAATAATATGGCCTTATCCTATGAACAAATGGGCGATATAGATCAAGCTATCAAAGAATATCAAAGGGCGATCGATCTTGATCCTAATTATCAACTTGCCATAGACAATCTTAATCGACTCCAAAGCGACAATCCTTAA